Genomic DNA from Lactuca sativa cultivar Salinas chromosome 8, Lsat_Salinas_v11, whole genome shotgun sequence:
TTTCATCCTAAACGTAGCTCAGTTCTGTAACTAGTACTGCGATCTGTACATGGACACTGATGTTTTGTGTTACAGATGGCACTCTGCTGGTACCTATGATGTGAAGACAAAAACCGGAGGTCCTTTTGGTACCATGAAGAACAAGGTCGAGCTAGGCCATGCTGCCAACAACGGTCTTGACATCGCTGTCAGACTACTCGAGCCTATCAAGGAACAGTTCCCCATCATCTCATATGGTGATTTCTATCAGGTAAGCATTCCTTCTGTTCATATAGCCATTTCCCTTTTGTCTCAAGTAATTTTTCTTTGCCTGACATAGTCATAATCTCGTGATTTAGTTGGCTGGTGTTGTTGCTGTTGAAGTTACCGGAGGCCCTGATGTTCCCTTCCATCCAGGAAGAGAGGTTAGCTCTTTTTCACCCACATATGCTAACTAATGAACATCTATTTGTTTACTTTAGTCAAGTGGTTAACTGTATTCATATATATGTTTTCAGGACAAAGAAGAGCCCCCAGTTGAAGGTCGTCTTCCGGATGCAACCAAGGGTAACGACCATTTGAGGCAAGTATTTGTTGAAACCATGGGTCTTGAAGACATTGACATTGTGACTCTTTCTGGTGGTCATACTCTTGGAGCTGCACACAAGGAAAGATCTGGATTTGAAGGACCATGGACCCCAAATCCTCTTATCTTTGACAACAGCTACTTCACGTGAGAGAGATTTTAGTCGTTTTTAGTGTTTTTGCTGTtggttttatttattataattactGAATATAATGTTTCATATAACAGAGAACTTCTTGCTGGTGAGAAAGAAGGGCTTTTGAAGCTGCCTACTGACAAGGCTCTTCTTGATGACCCTGTATTCCGACCTCTTGTTGAGAAATATGCTGCTGTGAGTACATTTCCTCTTAAATCACTTCCATCTTTATCTACTGCTGTTGTGTAAAATTGGATATGCTTATTTGACTGTTTTGTTATATTTTATGAAACAGGATGAGGATGCATTCTTTGCTGATTATGCAGTGTCCCACATGAAACTCTCTGAGTTGGGGTAAAGTTTTgaattttaatctttttttttac
This window encodes:
- the LOC111897082 gene encoding L-ascorbate peroxidase, cytosolic, whose translation is MGKCYPTVSDEYQKAVEKARRKLRGFIADKKCAPLMLRLAWHSAGTYDVKTKTGGPFGTMKNKVELGHAANNGLDIAVRLLEPIKEQFPIISYGDFYQLAGVVAVEVTGGPDVPFHPGREDKEEPPVEGRLPDATKGNDHLRQVFVETMGLEDIDIVTLSGGHTLGAAHKERSGFEGPWTPNPLIFDNSYFTELLAGEKEGLLKLPTDKALLDDPVFRPLVEKYAADEDAFFADYAVSHMKLSELGFADA